The following proteins are encoded in a genomic region of Acipenser ruthenus chromosome 4, fAciRut3.2 maternal haplotype, whole genome shotgun sequence:
- the LOC117399265 gene encoding xin actin-binding repeat-containing protein 1-like isoform X2, with amino-acid sequence MAENTKQTQVSKTTNGHKLEEDLPPPPPPGPQQEGLAPTEEQDPSFIPVPPPKETFCTFYQQQQKNELKRLYRHMHPELRNKLEVVVCKELEDMMNSDQIQALAAAEAGLQGEVQSMRWIFENWKLDSIGEHHATKKMLEDETVPGGNVKGTSSLFEHQSEQSTLLSTSKTACENEQIKGAVHTATWLFETQPLDCLNKLYPEEDEMVEAVLKEPMQRGDVKGARLLFESCPLDALGRCNSVEDRSILKLRSEIQEQKGDVQKTVKLFQTEPCCAIRDGTGNIYEIKSICREEIQSDSVKTARWLFETQPLDFINRDRSEVRIIRGISLEEAQKGGVDKKRWMFETQSLDTIHESIQEEKFQASTEVVERADVDNKRILFETQPLAALKWECSKDTSSNEEIVGGDVRSTMWLFETQPMENLKDSFEVGRLKKVTVTEDERGTVKERKEVFETCTLDSICKEASHEESSSNGQGIEKGDVKSYKHLFETIPLGSISHTESESIAKQEELMTGNVKDNRALFETSPLYAIKDSTGNYHEVTTVSREQVINGNVQNYKWMFETRYLDQFEEGAGKVEIIKGITRQEVQAGDVKTAKWLFETQPLGCIHNQINPTEEHSSVKKEVSEKGNVRTCRWLFETQPMDILYEKSEMKQEEETIPKADVKSHTWLFETQPLDAIKETSEQYLKVCNVYQDDVKTVDVKTVKHLFETESLDSLAEQGVRYVSKVDVQSGDVSRVKEIFETKSLDTIGTASVKITEAEDKDESIQSGSVHKFTWLFENRPIDTIKEVEETSENRHILSDVKGGDVGNKKFIFETFSLDQIHNEDKVMECKSVPTEELLKKGDVKSCTMLFETQPLYAIRDKEGQFHEVTTVKKEEVMSGDVRGARWMFETKPLDAIKQQDEIFVIRAVTQEDIQKGDVKTARWRFETQPLDSLTTGEKPPVKTVEDVQEGDVQLNKQLFESQDVNQKKYVRMVSVSDVQQGDVRTSTWLFENHPIDTLKGEFQESVSVQTVHREDNQKGDVKRSTWLFETQPLDALKESEPNVKILEEMPRADVKSTTWLFESTPLDKLSSESTTETMEMVESVRKTLHCLFNFNAIRSHGIVIEANKCRSVKMAKYQLIESQGPVIQKEEVIEGNIKGIMLQLLHRTNVEPQGILLKEDEQGNVQVTKLELSVSQQQSSTKTEGALMKADVAQAIDNLLSQDTSVTKGILIQETERGHAEMTIYSLFSHQESRAESQEVIKGDVKSTIGSLLATTQEQKTAASVTLGQSEKGNVHLYRSCIEKGDLNYLKNLQEETCEDDTDSPPKEQIEIVQGDVEGAKRHLHQHKEQVQKSIKDIVPGNIKSTKQVFLSENVSEQSSVQKEEILRGDITAAKQSLGQAMSQPIVVEKEEIVSGDIKATLQSLERAKIQSKQLEREIIVPGTIYDITVPLEETGSTTNGNETVVLVTRDTCAEKHGIEQGNQAATCVVMEDAHSSDLQAAMKSLRQATAEAKTVQHHVQERHHAVSQAHREQHTQHVAQQKTSVQHTRTVQTSMQMKETVEQKKQLSSVTRVEESTVSSKSQQKITSAQQKLL; translated from the coding sequence ATGGCAGAGAACACCAAACAGACACAGgtttcaaaaacaacaaatggTCATAAACTGGAAGAAGATTTGCCACCCCCTCCACCACCTGGACCCCAGCAGGAAGGGTTGGCCCCAACTGAAGAGCAGGACCCAAGCTTCATACCTGTACCTCCTCCCAAAGAAACCTTCTGCACTTTCTATCAACAGCAACAGAAGAACGAGCTGAAGAGGCTCTACAGGCACATGCACCCAGAGCTGAGAAACAAACTAGAGGTGGTTGTGTGCAAGGAGCTGGAGGATATGATGAACTCAGACCAAATCCAAGCCCTTGCAGCTGCTGAAGCTGGGCTTCAGGGGGAGGTTCAGTCCATGCGTTGGATTTTTGAGAACTGGAAGCTGGACTCCATTGGAGAGCACCATGCTACTAAAAAGATGCTGGAGGACGAAACTGTCCCGGGTGGAAATGTGAAGGGCACCTCTTCCCTATTTGAACACCAGTCCGAACAAAGCACCCTACTCTCCACCTCAAAAACAGCATGCGAGAATGAGCAAATAAAAGGGGCCGTTCACACGGCTACATGGCTGTTTGAGACACAGCCGCTGGACTGCTTAAACAAACTGTACCCAGAGGAAGATGAAATGGTGGAAGCAGTGCTTAAAGAGCCCATGCAAAGAGGAGACGTGAAAGGAGCACGGCTTCTGTTCGAGTCCTGTCCTTTAGATGCACTGGGGCGCTGCAACTCTGTGGAAGATCGCAGCATCCTGAAGCTGAGATCTGAAATACAGGAACAGAAAGGGGATGTTCAAAAAACTGTGAAGCTCTTCCAAACAGAGCCTTGCTGTGCCATTAGGGATGGCACTGGGAACATTTATGAAATAAAGTCCATATGCAGAGAGGAAATTCAGAGCGACAGTGTCAAGACAGCACGCTGGCTGTTTGAGACTCAGCCCTTGGATTTCATAAACAGGGACAGATCAGAGGTCAGGATCATTAGGGGAATCTCCTTGGAAGAGGCACAAAAGGGAGGGGTTGATAAAAAAAGATGGATGTTTGAAACTCAGTCTTTGGACACCATCCATGAAAGCATCCAAGAGGAAAAGTTCCAAGCAAGCACAGAGGTAGTGGAAAGGGCTGATGTTGATAACAAACGCATTCTCTTCGAGACCCAGCCACTAGCTGCACTTAAATGGGAATGTTCAAAGGACACTTCCTCCAATGAAGAGATAGTTGGAGGGGATGTGAGATCAACCATGTGGTTGTTTGAAACACAGCCTATGGAAAACCTTAAGGACAGCTTTGAAGTGGGACGTTTGAAGAAAGTGACTGTTACCGAGGATGAAAGGGGAACAGTGAAGGAAAGAAAAGAAGTGTTTGAGACATGCACTCTGGATAGTATTTGCAAAGAGGCTTCTCATGAAGAGAGCAGTTCCAATGGCCAAGGGATAGAAAAGGGTGATGTTAAATCTTATAAACACCTTTTTGAAACGATTCCTCTGGGCAGCATTTCTCATACTGAGAGTGAATCTATTGCCAAGCAAGAAGAATTGATGACTGGAAACGTCAAGGACAACAGAGCTTTGTTTGAGACCAGCCCTTTGTATGCAATTAAGGACAGCACTGGAAATTACCATGAAGTGACCACAGTAAGCCGGGAGCAGGTTATCAATGGGAATGTCCAAAACTACAAGTGGATGTTTGAGACTAGGTACTTGGATCAGTTTGAGGAAGGAGCAGGGAAAGTTGAGATCATCAAAGGCATCACCAGGCAAGAAGTGCAAGCTGGGGATGTCAAGACAGCCAAATGGCTTTTTGAGACTCAGCCACTCGGCTGTATCCATAACCAAATCAATCCGACGGAGGAACACTCATCTGTCAAAAAGGAGGTTTCAGAAAAGGGGAATGTCAGGACCTGCAGATGGCTGTTTGAAACACAACCCATGGATATTTTATATGAGAAATCTGAGATGAAACAAGAAGAAGAAACCATACCGAAAGCTGACGTGAAATCCCACACTTGGCTCTTTGAGACCCAACCTTTGGACGCCATAAAAGAAACTTCCGAGCAGTATTTGAAGGTATGCAATGTCTATCAAGACGATGTGAAGACCGTTGACgtgaaaacagtaaaacatcTTTTTGAAACAGAATCGCTAGACAGTCTCGCTGAGCAAGGTGTTAGATATGTTAGCAAAGTGGATGTCCAATCAGGAGATGTATCTCGAGTAAAAGAAATCTTTGAAACAAAGTCTCTTGACACAATAGGTACAGCCTCTGTAAAAATAACAGAAGCTGAAGACAAAGATGAAAGCATCCAGTCGGGATCGGTTCACAAGTTTACCTGGCTTTTTGAAAACCGTCCCATCGATACCATTAAAGAAGTTGAAGAGACCAGTGAAAACAGGCACATCTTAAGTGATGTTAAAGGTGGAGATGTTGGCAATAAAAAGTTTATTTTCGAAACCTTTTCCTTGGACCAAATTCACAATGAGGACAAGGTGATGGAATGCAAGTCAGTTCCCACCGAGGAGCTGCTGAAAAAGGGAGACGTGAAGTCCTGTACAATGCTGTTTGAAACCCAGCCTCTGTACGCAATCAGAGATAAAGAAGGACAGTTTCATGAAGTCACCACAGTAAAGAAGGAGGAGGTCATGAGTGGGGACGTAAGAGGTGCCAGGTGGATGTTTGAAACAAAGCCGCTAGACGCCATTAAGCAGCAGGATGAGATTTTTGTGATCCGTGCTGTCACACAGGAGGACATCCAGAAGGGTGATGTTAAAACAGCTCGATGGAGGTTTGAGACACAGCCACTGGACTCCCTCACGACTGGAGAAAAGCCTCCAGTGAAGACCGTTGAAGATGTCCAAGAGGGGGACGTACAGTTAAACAAACAACTCTTTGAATCTCAAGATGTCAACCAAAAGAAGTATGTGCGAATGGTTAGCGTGAGTGATGTTCAACAAGGGGATGTCAGGACCTCAACCTGGCTGTTTGAGAATCATCCCATCGACACCCTGAAAGGTGAATTCCAGGAAAGTGTGTCTGTGCAAACCGTGCACAGAGAAGACAATCAGAAAGGAGATGTGAAGAGGTCTACATGGTTGTTTGAAACACAGCCATTAGATGCTCTCAAAGAGTCTGAACCCAATGTCAAGATTCTGGAAGAAATGCCCCGGGCAGATGTGAAAAGTACAACCTGGCTATTTGAGTCAACACCCCTTGATAAACTTAGTTCAGAAAGTACGACTGAAACTATGGAAATGGTGGAGAGCGTGAGAAAGACTTTACATTGTCTCTTCAACTTCAATGCAATACGGTCCCATGGTATTGTTATTGAAGCCAACAAATGTCGAAGTGTAAAAATGGCAAAGTATCAGCTAATAGAGAGCCAGGGCCCAGTGATTCAGAAGGAGGAGGTCATTGAAGGCAACATTAAAGGAATAATGCTGCAGTTGCTGCACAGGACAAACGTAGAGCCCCAGGGAATTCTTCTTAAAGAGGATGAACAGGGAAATGTGCAAGTAACAAAACTAGAGCTATCTGTGAGCCAACAACAGTCCAGTACAAAGACTGAAGGGGCACTGATGAAGGCAGATGTAGCTCAAGCTATTGACAACCTTCTCAGCCAAGATACATCTGTGACAAAAGGAATCCTAATCCAAGAAACTGAAAGGGGTCATGCTGAAATGACCATTTATTCCCTCTTCAGTCACCAGGAAAGCAGGGCAGAAAGCCAAGAGGTCATCAAAGGTGATGTGAAATCCACCATTGGCAGTCTTCTGGCTACAACACAAGAGCAAAAGACTGCTGCCTCAGTCACGCTGGGTCAAAGTGAGAAAGGAAACGTTCACTTATATAGGAGCTGCATTGAGAAAGGAGACCTTAACTATCTGAAGAACCTTCAGGAGGAAACCTGTGAGGATGATACTGATTCTCCTCCCAAGGAACAGATTGAAATTGTCCAAGGGGATGTGGAGGGTGCTAAAAGGCATCTCCATCAACATAAAGAGCAGGTACAGAAATCAATCAAGGACATAGTGCCAGGGAACATTAAGTCCACCAAACAAGTGTTCTTGTCCGAAAATGTGTCAGAGCAAAGCAGTGTTCAGAAAGAAGAAATCTTACGTGGGGACATCACTGCTGCTAAGCAGTCACTTGGACAGGCAATGAGTCAGCCAATTGTTGTAGAAAAAGAGGAAATTGTTTCTGGGGACATTAAGGCAACACTGCAGTCCCTGGAGCGTGCAAAGATTCAGAGCAAGCAGCTGGAACGTGAAATCATTGTTCCTGGAACAATATATGATATAACAGTCCCACTGGAGGAAACAGGTTCCACTACAAATGGGAATGAGACTGTAGTGCTTGTTACAAGAGATACCTGTGCAGAAAAGCATGGCATAGAGCAGGGCAATCAAGCAGCAACATGTGTAGTAATGGAAGATGCACACAGTTCTGATCTTCAGGCAGCAATGAAAAGCCTCCGCCAGGCAACAGCTGAAGCAAAAACTGTCCAGCACCATGTCCAAGAGAGGCACCATGCAGTTTCTCAAGCCCATCGAGAACAGCACACTCAACACGTTGCTCAACAGAAGACCAGTGTCCAGCATACAAGGACTGTGCAGACATCCATGCAGATGAAAGAAACTGTTGAGCAAAAGAAACAACTTAGCAGTGTCACAAGGGTAGAGGAATCAACTGTGTCCTCCAAAAGCCAGCAGAAGATAACATCAGCACAACAAAAG